One window of Pseudomonas sp. ML2-2023-3 genomic DNA carries:
- a CDS encoding IS5 family transposase has translation MKQMSFADAEYAGKRKQTRRERFLIEMDQVVPWKGLIALIEPHYPKGDGGRPAYPLMAMLRVHLMQNWFGYSDPAMEEALYETTILRQFSGLHLDRIPDETTILNFRRLLEKHELAGGILQVINGYLGDRGLMLRQGTVVDATIIHAPSSTKNKDGKRDPEMHQTKKGNQYFFGMKAHIGVDAESGLVHSLVGTAANVADVTQVDQLLHGEESYVSGDAGYTGVDKRPEHQNRKMIWSIAARPSSYKKHGKQSLIGSLRRKIEYAKAQVRAKVEHPFRVIKRQFGYTKVRFRGLMKNTAQQATLFALSNLWMMRKRLLAAGEVRL, from the coding sequence ATGAAACAGATGTCCTTCGCCGATGCCGAGTACGCCGGCAAACGTAAGCAGACCCGCCGCGAGCGTTTCCTGATCGAGATGGATCAGGTCGTGCCCTGGAAGGGTTTGATTGCCTTGATCGAGCCGCATTATCCGAAGGGCGACGGTGGTCGTCCGGCGTATCCGTTGATGGCCATGCTGCGGGTTCATCTGATGCAGAACTGGTTCGGCTACAGCGATCCGGCGATGGAAGAAGCACTTTACGAGACGACGATTTTGCGCCAGTTTTCGGGGCTGCATCTGGATCGGATTCCTGACGAAACCACGATCCTTAACTTCCGACGTCTGTTGGAAAAACATGAGCTGGCCGGCGGGATTTTGCAGGTCATCAACGGCTATCTGGGCGACCGTGGTTTGATGCTGCGCCAAGGTACGGTGGTCGATGCGACGATCATTCATGCGCCAAGTTCGACCAAGAACAAGGACGGTAAGCGCGATCCCGAAATGCACCAGACGAAGAAAGGAAATCAGTATTTCTTCGGGATGAAAGCGCATATCGGCGTTGATGCCGAATCCGGCTTAGTGCATAGCCTGGTGGGCACGGCGGCCAATGTGGCGGACGTGACGCAGGTCGATCAGTTGCTGCATGGCGAGGAGTCTTACGTGTCTGGCGATGCCGGTTACACCGGCGTGGACAAGCGTCCTGAGCATCAGAATCGCAAGATGATCTGGTCGATTGCGGCGCGGCCCAGCAGCTACAAAAAGCACGGAAAACAGAGTTTGATCGGTAGTCTGCGGCGCAAGATCGAATACGCCAAGGCCCAAGTACGCGCCAAGGTTGAACATCCGTTTCGGGTCATCAAGCGTCAGTTTGGCTATACGAAAGTGCGCTTTCGCGGCCTGATGAAAAACACCGCGCAACAGGCCACGCTATTTGCCCTGTCGAACCTGTGGATGATGCGAAAACGGCTGCTGGCTGCGGGAGAGGTGCGCCTGTAA
- a CDS encoding pyridoxal-phosphate dependent enzyme codes for MNLASIGNTPLVELTKLALNGGRLFAKCEHMNPSGSHKDRTYLNIVTVLEGEGAIHKGMTLVDCSTGNGGAALAWIGREKGYKVKIFMPEGMTQERKDQIHAYGASFIETPKETFLIGAADAAREYVQRHSDGHMFFLDQSSTLLNKFAWHACGEEIVSALNRVSMTPDYFICSIGTGGTFCGIAEVLKRDYPMIKTVGIEVDSSAPLYSARRGLEFEHCPHNLMGLGAGEVSINTVTELIDDVVVVAGDAAWDRMKAFVVEDEFDIGPTCGANLIVCEHLAQLNQGKNIVTVFFDNAWKYKSRWGGVYPEYVEIK; via the coding sequence ATGAATTTGGCCAGTATCGGTAATACACCGCTGGTGGAGCTAACGAAGCTTGCCTTAAACGGAGGTCGCTTGTTTGCCAAGTGTGAACATATGAATCCCTCAGGTAGTCATAAGGACAGGACGTACTTAAATATTGTCACGGTGTTGGAAGGTGAAGGGGCTATTCATAAAGGTATGACCCTTGTTGATTGCTCCACTGGGAACGGTGGTGCCGCACTTGCCTGGATAGGTAGGGAGAAAGGGTATAAGGTTAAAATATTCATGCCTGAAGGGATGACGCAGGAGCGTAAGGATCAAATACATGCTTATGGCGCAAGCTTTATTGAAACGCCGAAAGAAACTTTTTTAATCGGAGCTGCCGATGCTGCTCGGGAGTATGTCCAGCGTCATTCTGACGGGCATATGTTCTTTCTAGATCAATCCAGTACGTTGCTAAACAAATTTGCTTGGCATGCCTGTGGTGAAGAAATTGTCAGTGCCTTGAATAGAGTCTCTATGACGCCCGATTATTTTATTTGTTCAATCGGCACGGGCGGGACGTTTTGTGGTATTGCTGAGGTGTTGAAGCGGGATTACCCAATGATCAAGACTGTCGGCATTGAGGTTGACAGTTCTGCACCGTTGTATTCCGCCAGGCGAGGGTTGGAATTCGAGCACTGTCCTCATAATTTAATGGGGTTGGGTGCAGGGGAGGTGTCCATCAATACGGTGACTGAATTAATTGATGATGTAGTGGTAGTTGCAGGCGATGCTGCTTGGGATAGGATGAAAGCGTTTGTAGTCGAAGATGAGTTTGATATTGGTCCCACCTGTGGAGCCAATCTGATAGTGTGCGAGCATCTTGCGCAATTAAATCAGGGTAAAAACATAGTTACTGTTTTTTTTGATAATGCCTGGAAGTACAAAAGTCGTTGGGGTGGAGTGTATCCTGAGTACGTGGAGATAAAATGA